The Arachis hypogaea cultivar Tifrunner chromosome 14, arahy.Tifrunner.gnm2.J5K5, whole genome shotgun sequence genome has a segment encoding these proteins:
- the LOC112742637 gene encoding uncharacterized protein, protein MANRAHQGSQYSLHNMNLDELMRSGIIDESGQVVQNPCSTFSSNNPSFLFNTSSSMDNNNNNHHHLEQPNLPDTTTFEEILAHAEMINHNTSNNNYDVGSQGNNVLVDPKSFIGVDPIVMASHQANWLQIRYPSVQQHHQENVCHDFGDSKPVVNTPVMETGHSNSSLEISMPVAAPAAMSSCTCSDSKGVVFGDCGRRSRKRGFSAEVQEHGIDRKQRRMAKNRESAAKSRAKKQAYIEKLENDKSRLLKSNRRLKKLMVSISNPFQRNKKKKIVVITTF, encoded by the exons ATGGCTAATAGAGCCCATCAAGGATCACAATACTCACTCCATAATATGAATTTGGATGAGCTTATGAGAAGTGGAATAATTGATGAGAGTGGACAAGTTGTGCAAAACCCTTGTTCAACTTTTTCATCTAATAATCCTTCATTTCTTTTTAACACGTCATCGTCAAtggacaacaataacaacaaccaccaccacttgGAACAACCAAATTTACCggacacaacaacctttgaagaGATTCTTGCCCATGCGGAAATGATCAATCATAATACTAGTAACAATAATTACGATGTTGGAAGCCAAGGCAATAATGTTCTTGTTGACCCTAAGTCTTTTATTGGTGTTGATCCAATAGTCATGGCTTCTCATCAAGCTAATTGGTTGCAAATACGATATCCTTCCGTGCAACAGCATCATCAAGAGAATGTGTGTCATGATTTTGGTGATTCAAAGCCAGTTGTTAACACTCCAGTGATGGAAACTGGTCACTCTAATTCATCACTAGAGATTTCGATGCCGGTGGCCGCCCCAGCGGCCATGTCATCATGCACATGTTCAGATTCAAAGGGAGTTGTTTTCGGTGATTGTGGCCGCCGCAGCAGGAAGAGAGGGTTCTCAGCTGAGGTGCAAGAACATGGCATTGACAGGAAGCAGAGGAGAATGGCCAAGAACCGAGAATCTGCTGCTAAGTCAAGAGCAAAGAAGCAG GCCTATATAGAAAAGTTAGAGAATGACAAGTCTCGGTTGCTGAAATCAAACAGACGGCTCAAGAAGCTGATGGTAAGCATAAGCAACCCATTTcagagaaataagaaaaaaaaaatagtagttaTTACTACTTTTTGA